The proteins below are encoded in one region of Aequorivita iocasae:
- the aat gene encoding leucyl/phenylalanyl-tRNA--protein transferase, which yields MYYLTDTLWFPNPKNATEDGLLAIGGDLSVERLLLAYNSGIFPWYVDDQPILWWSPDPRMVLFPEKFKVSKSLRKTLKSEKFKITFNRNFEEVIINCATVPRKGQSGTWITREMQEAYAALHKARHAISVEVWENEKLVGGLYGIDLPQKKVFCGESMFSLVSDASKVAFYYLAEYVKSKDYKFIDCQIYNEHLESLGAEEIGRGEFLEMLEF from the coding sequence ATGTATTATTTAACCGATACGCTATGGTTTCCAAATCCTAAAAATGCAACTGAAGATGGTTTGCTTGCTATTGGCGGCGATCTTTCGGTGGAGCGTTTGTTATTGGCGTATAATTCTGGAATTTTTCCGTGGTATGTAGATGATCAACCCATTTTGTGGTGGAGCCCAGACCCACGGATGGTTTTGTTTCCGGAAAAATTTAAAGTTTCAAAAAGTCTTCGAAAGACTTTAAAAAGCGAAAAATTCAAAATTACTTTTAATCGAAATTTTGAGGAAGTTATAATAAACTGTGCAACGGTTCCACGAAAGGGACAGTCCGGAACGTGGATTACACGAGAAATGCAGGAAGCGTATGCTGCCTTACATAAAGCGAGACATGCTATTTCTGTTGAGGTTTGGGAAAATGAAAAGCTAGTCGGCGGATTGTACGGAATTGATCTTCCGCAGAAAAAAGTGTTTTGTGGCGAAAGCATGTTCAGTTTGGTGAGCGATGCTTCAAAAGTGGCTTTTTACTATCTTGCGGAATACGTAAAAAGCAAGGATTACAAGTTTATTGATTGCCAAATTTATAATGAACATTTAGAAAGTCTTGGAGCGGAGGAGATTGGGAGAGGGGAGTTTTTGGAAATGCTGGAGTTTTAA
- a CDS encoding DUF3127 domain-containing protein, with product MELQGKIKMIDETKTYGNNGFRKREMVITTEEQYPQHIMIEFVQDKTDLLNNYNVGQDVKVSINVRGREWVNPQGETKYFNSIQGWRIENLSQASANGDMPPMPPAEAFEPANDFNEEEHDDLPF from the coding sequence ATGGAACTACAAGGAAAAATTAAAATGATAGATGAAACCAAAACCTATGGCAATAATGGGTTTCGGAAACGTGAGATGGTAATTACTACCGAAGAGCAATATCCGCAGCATATAATGATTGAATTTGTGCAGGACAAAACAGATTTACTGAACAATTATAATGTAGGCCAAGATGTAAAAGTGAGCATCAACGTCCGTGGTCGCGAATGGGTAAACCCACAGGGAGAAACCAAATATTTCAACAGTATTCAAGGCTGGCGTATTGAAAACCTTTCGCAAGCATCAGCGAATGGCGATATGCCCCCAATGCCTCCGGCGGAAGCTTTTGAACCTGCAAACGATTTTAACGAAGAAGAACACGACGATCTTCCTTTTTAA
- a CDS encoding flavin reductase family protein — MISIEPHELSTGKLHGYLLGAVSPRPICFASTIDKEGNVNLSPFSFFNVFSAKPPILVFSPARRGRDNTTKHTYENVLEVPEVVINIVSFNMVQQMSLSSTEYAKGVNEFKKAGFTEMASEIVKPPRVAEAPVQLECKVNQVISLGKEGGAGNLVICEVVKLHIKEEILAEDGSIDPFKIDTVSRLGGNWYSRAKVGLFEVPKPLTTLGMGVDMLPEEIRHSKVLTGNDLGMLGNIENFPNSEEINTFINASEELKWLRDEGNVLEIHKKAQDFLCEGKIEEAWKVLLSRK, encoded by the coding sequence ATGATATCTATCGAACCACACGAACTATCCACCGGAAAACTGCACGGCTACCTTTTGGGCGCGGTGTCTCCGCGGCCTATTTGCTTTGCAAGTACCATTGACAAAGAGGGAAATGTAAACCTTTCCCCTTTTAGTTTTTTTAATGTTTTTAGTGCAAAACCGCCTATTTTGGTTTTTTCGCCGGCAAGGCGTGGACGTGACAATACTACCAAACATACCTATGAAAATGTTTTGGAAGTCCCCGAGGTAGTTATTAACATTGTGAGTTTTAACATGGTGCAGCAAATGTCGCTTTCCTCTACGGAATATGCCAAGGGGGTCAACGAATTTAAAAAAGCAGGCTTTACGGAAATGGCTTCCGAAATAGTAAAACCGCCGCGTGTTGCAGAAGCTCCCGTTCAATTGGAATGTAAAGTGAACCAAGTTATTTCCCTCGGAAAAGAAGGCGGTGCCGGAAATTTGGTAATTTGTGAAGTGGTAAAACTTCACATAAAAGAAGAAATTTTAGCCGAAGATGGCAGTATCGACCCTTTTAAGATTGATACAGTTTCACGGCTTGGCGGCAATTGGTACAGCCGTGCCAAGGTAGGTCTTTTTGAAGTACCAAAACCTTTGACAACCTTGGGCATGGGCGTGGATATGCTTCCCGAAGAAATAAGGCACAGTAAAGTTTTGACGGGCAATGATTTGGGAATGTTGGGCAACATAGAAAATTTCCCAAATTCAGAAGAAATTAATACCTTTATAAATGCTTCAGAAGAATTGAAATGGCTGCGGGATGAGGGCAATGTTTTAGAAATACACAAAAAAGCCCAAGACTTTCTTTGCGAAGGTAAGATTGAGGAAGCTTGGAAAGTGCTTTTAAGCAGAAAATAG